The nucleotide window CGAGTTTCAACAATAACTTTTAAACACGTAGttcgaacaaaatattttggataacAGTTCGCTTGCAACAAACATTACGTACATCCTGGTACAGAGCGTTATGGGCCGtttactaattataattaatgctGTCTTTCTGCCACTAACGACCACAAAATTAGGTGTTTACATTATCTTAACTATAGATTTAGGTATTCTTTAttcttagattttatatttttacacggAGAAGcgaatttttatatattttttttacttcaaccAAACTTGTGACTTGGGTTGGTATATGCAACTCATTGTTTTTGTGGGATAAACACAGCATTGATGCTGTgggttatttttagaatatcaCGTGGTTTTatacacaataattaaacataCTGTGCACACTAAGACTATGGGCACATTTAGTCCAAACCATTTGGAGGGCTAGTATTAAGGACAAATATTTGGACGCTTAGAAAATGGGGCGGCCAGACGACGCGCGACCCGTCTCCTAATAATTGGTACACATATCTGTCTAATTGATAAATACGTCTACACGTACGTATGTGTTGAGTCATTGTCTACGATAAAGTAAGGCGATACACGTCACGAAACGTAGTCCTCGTAAAAGTTTCAAGAACATTGGCTATTATGTCGCACTATGTACGTAGGTAATCCTGGAAaactgtgaaaatatttttcaagattgCTGATAGATTACAGTGAATTTTACAATTAGAAGAGAGAGCAATTAGATACATTGTATGATCGTTATAGTATGTcctaaataaaaccaaaattaatgaGGTCGTCAATGTCAGCCATTGTGCATAATTTATGCGGTTTTTAAATGGTTAAGAAACTGCACTTTGTAAGCGGATGATGcaatacaattttttatcacttCCTCGAAATTAGTTAGAACCTCATAGAAAACTTCTTCACTGAAATCCCCAAACCCATATCTGTTTGAAAAACAATCAATCTCTTATTTCGCACAATAGTTATACCGTTCACCTTATGAATGACGTAATTAGTGCTGTATTGCAAATTAATAATGGTAGCCTTTTGTGAATAGTTTTTATGGAGTTTCAAGTAGATTTTTATCacgtcaattttaatttgatttagtttaacgttttgttttattatttttacatgtcTTACTTTGTTCCTACATAGTTCCAAATGCagataattttacataaataaaaggtgaataaaatgtaactttgaAGTGCTTATAgttaatctaaataaatagactACCCAGGTCCGGAGCCTACGTCAGCTTTGATATAAAATGATCACCCAGATAGAGGCTCTACAATGCATTGTTGACTTTAAAATAAAGCGGTTTTTACCAATTGTGATctcatcattattttgttaagtcatGTCGAATTATTTTTACAGTGCAGAACTCAGGATCAGACTGGCCGCATTACATTTACTTCGTGATCCCTATGGGGCTGGTGACTTGTACCAACTTCGTGTTGTGGGTGCTGACGGCTCGTCACTGTGCGAGGGTAAAGTCTGAGGTTCATCGGCTCCAAGCAGGCTCCGTTGGTGATCGAGCTAAACGACGTTTCCGCGTCGACAGAGCTAAGTgagtattcattttttttttatttaataccgtTGCCGAACGGTTGTCAGCCAAGATAGTAGGTACGTACTTACCAATTATCATTGTATATCTCTTATTGCTCACAGAATTCTGGAAAGTACCCGAACAAAAAACCTATGTTTGTACCGGCAATTAGGAGAATAGATTTGCGGTTATAAGCAAAAGctgcgtattttttattgtttgctaATCAGTTGGTAGATGAATATGACCTTTATATTTTGGCAAAACATTCTGGTATCAATTTCACGCTACTGGTCAGCAAGCAGGACTATACCAGTTAATAAGCGGAATGTTTTCAAAAGTAATATGGGTCCTTTTGTTAATTGAGGGATTTATAAAGATGTAaatattcaatatattttactgaactaatttgaaaatttatatCTCTGTTGGGAAGCTCAGAatgacataagctatattttgttcGGTTACGGAAAGAAGTTTCcacggggcgcgggtgaaaccgcgggatacAGCTGGTCATCAAAAATATTGACTAACCCACTGGCTGAGTTAAGGACGCGCCATTCATGTTCAGTAATCCTACTAAGTTACACTCAAGTGATTACCCAACGAGGACGAGTAATTGCCGTTCGTGACGTCACACAACCGTCCACTCCATTCATTAATAAAGTCCGTGGACATGGTCATTTGTTAATCACGCTTAAACACATAATATCCGCATGTAGATCAAATTAATATGAGACTGAATATGAGATTTTAAGGAAAAAGCTATAGATACATCCCAGTCCAAATAATGAGTCCTTGATTTATTAGTTCAGGAGTGCGCACTTTAGATAGCAAGATATCAAAAGGGCAAGCTGGTGAATCATTACATTATAATACACATTAGTGACAAATTTACGTTGCTCACTTGTTTATATATAATGATCATAATACTATCATTTTGATAATGCTAAAGGACGCTTACACATTTGTGGAATTACGTAGTTCCTGTAATTTATCAAACATTATACCTACgagtgttttgtttaattaaaagcaatGATTTGGCATGAACTCTGCATGAACTTTACTAAAGCATACTCGTGTTAGACTGGCATGTGGCTTTTTTAGGGCCCGAGggaaatacatatataccttgTTAGAATGCTTCATAATGATATACATacgaaatgtaattaaatatatttgcttttttatgtcgcGATTAACAAGTTTTACCTTTTCGTGGTAGCGGTACAGTAGAGCAGTGTtcccaataataaaaaaaaaactattcaattgaatcaaattaaatattcgaTATGTCAACATGCGTTAAAATTAGGTACTCTTTAGCCACTATCAAGAATGTCGTTCAATAACatgttactgtttatttttaaaccttgGATAAAATGATCTTATTTTATCAGTCTTGGGTTCGTAATATATAGGGTTAAGTGATTGTATTTACCAAATATATAATAACCTTtagctaattaaaaatattaacgaaTACAATCCTCTTTGGCAGTTGCAGAATAAAGTATGCGACTTTAGTTTGCCAGCTCAGGTTACATCTGAAAACAAGTTGAGTGAACTTTAACGTGTGGAGCGAAgcaaaatcagttttttttcagATCAGTGCTAATTTTACAGTCAGTAAGAAACGATTGTTTATTCGTATATCTCACATGTAGTAGGTCTACCAATTTGCAATTCTAAAATACTATCAGGAAAATACTGAGACATTactgatgaaataaataacttggCCATCTATTTTGCATTTTCTATGTTCCTCAACAACAGTGGCGATATTTTAATAGAAGCCTATGTCATGTAGTTAATTCATAATCAGCACTTAATGGGCACTTTACATGCAGTACACCCAGTTCTGGGCTATAAAATTGTTTAGTAGTTATTATTAAACCGTTTTAACATTCGCTTCTATGCCGACGAAAGAGCTATAAAATTGGAGCCTTTTTAAGCGGCGTGACATCAGTTTGGGGAACAATTTCCTCGTAGTAAACAGGATAAGCTATAGAACTTTCTGTCATCAAGTGAATAAGTTTTTCATAGAACAGGATGCCTCTTGGAAAACGATGAATATTCGACGGCATCCTAATTATTGCTGGAATTTTCCTTGCTGCATCAGATATTTTATACTGTTGCACATGTGACCCGTCAGATAAGAGAATACATATATATAGATGCACCAACTAAAATAGCTACGGTAAATGTGTTCGCAGGTACGTGTTGACGGGGAAACTCTGGGTAGTGATGGGCGCTGGCTGGATCTCGGAGTTGCTCTCTACCATCGTGTCGGAACCTCTGTGGCTTTGGTCCATCATCGACCTCACCAACGAACTCCAAGGAGTCTTCATCTTCCTCATACTAGTTATCAAACCCAAGCTGTATTACCTGATACGAAAGAGGCTAGGTAAGACTGTCAAGAGCATCTACATTCGTAGTTCTAGTCATAGTCCCAATTTCGGTTTCATCAATAAAGCCATTTTACGACACTAGATTCACGACTGGAAGTAAAATAGGTAATAGATCTATTCATTGATACAATTCATGCAttgtcacaaacaaacaaataaaatacaaattactgTATTAAACCCAAATTAGTCGTTGAAGGCAATAATTATGTGCTTATAGGTGTATCTCTCGCAATCTTCAGATAAGTATAGGACGAATGATGAATGCCAAATATATTCATATTGTTAGTACTAGTGTACTGTGTAGGTGTACTTTTGTTCACGGAATTACTTGTCTCAAGAGTATGACTCATATTCGATAAACcgactttattttatcattgtttttcACAATTATGTGAGagatgtatttattgttttcaggtTGTTCAAGGATACCGATTGAATCAAGTATATAttagtgaaaatattaatttttgaacGTTGTATTGTCTGTTGTCTCATTTCTAATTACAAATTAACTAGCAAATGCCACTTTGAACGTGGCCCGCCTAGCTCGTAATGAACGATTCGCTTGATTAACAAACAAAGCTAACTTTCAATGTCGGATTCGGTATCCCGGCAATgttaaattatgaattaattaatttagatacCGTTATCTGCCTAATACTTCTCACACGTGTAATGAATGTTTCTAAATGCACCCTCAATGTTGTTGATATGACATctctagttttacaaaatatttcattcacaTGGAGTTATTAGTGTAGTGTATAGTCAAAGATTGCTCTGCTGCTGATTATGACAGCACTGCACTGACAACCTCGAAAGCTTCTCTTCTTGGCTGGATGATAAAATTCAGTATTTCTagatttattactaaaaataatcgTAATATAAACGTGAGAAGGTTTTGTACAAAGTTCTTAACGCCATGTGACTGATAAAATCTTCAATGTTTACAAGGGCTGGTCAAAGaacttcagaaaaaaaaaactgttgtaaaTAGTAGTCTCACACTTTCTGAACTTTTGCTTATTAGCACACCTATCTTGTGCGATACCGTCCTAAGTAAATTCAGTTATGTGTATGTTTATGTATATAGAGAATAGAGTTAAATATTCGCACATGATTTTAAACTCCCTTTGCAGtattattgaaattttgaaattttccattttttttaacacgttatttttttattccataatattttttggattattttGACCCTCTTATGTGTATGCAATGTGACTAATATGACACTAATATACGACAGGGCTGGAGAAGCCGGACGCTCAGAAGAATGGCGCATCGTCGTCCGCGCGGACGTCGTCCACATTCCTGTCGCGCGCGCTCAGCACGGACGAGCGGAACAACGCGCGCATGTCGCTCAACATCAAACAGCCTTAAATGGGACACACTTCCATTGAATTCAGCAGATAATCTAACAAAAAATCACCTTAAATTATTCTAACGCTAGCAAAACATTTAGTTGGTATTTTCGATTTTAAGGTGATAAGCATTTAAATGAGAAAAGTTTAAGCAGTGGTCGAAATTATCCCAAGTGAAATATGTAACGTGCATTTATAAAATGGTGTCCCATTGAGGAGACGAGTAATATATACTTATGTTTATGCACCACCACGACTAATAATATTAGTtcttaaaattgaataattatggTGTTTCCATTAGTTGGATTTCAGCGCCAAGTTCTCGACACAATATAACAAGCTTCACGCATGTTCTTGTACGCAGTCAAAATCATCGTTTTCATTTCGataacttttctaaattttaatattggtCTAGTCATAGATTAAGTGATTAATAAAGTGTCATCATTCATTATGTTTTAGCACTTACTTGTTTAGATTGAGCTACGATGCTTTGTTGTATGAATGCTAGTTTCTAACACATAATTAGGTATTAATGAATTGCCTGTTAGCACTGTGTGGCTATGATGAGTTCATGGAGGCTTTATATAATGAATAATGTTTCTATTGTATGTAACCTGTCTAGATTTTAAGCGTAAGTGTTATTCCAATTACTTTATGAaggtttgtgtgtgtgtttaacACAACTTAAGTATTGATTCAACCGAAATCTTTGAAACagtattgattttaattttggtcTCTCATTtgcctttatttttatatacaatgtgtttttaattgttCATAATGAAGATTATTCTTTGAGGTTTTACTGAAACTAATTTCTGTGGATGCTACATAGAAACGAAAAGATGCgtgataagtatttttttcgaatCTGTGTATTtaaaagaagtatttttttattcaaagtattATAAAAAGGTGCATATAAATGCATCTTCGTTTCTGGGATGTAGACTGACAAGTTGTTAATGGGCACACCTGCACTGATAGACTTTAATCACAATATAAGTGTTCTTATAGATACCGTAACTGTTatgcataattataaaactatgaGATATATTATACGTTGAACGGAGAAGGGTGCCATATAGATTTTGTGTACCTTAAAAGGTTTCCACctctttctatatttttacaatgttaACATTAGACTTATAGCTAGCTTTAAGCTTAGAGGCGTTACATATTTGTAACCATAGTTTTCGTACGTCCTCTAAAATATATTGTCTATGACGAAGATACTTTTTGCGATGACACTAGATTTATATTACgagtaaatgtattttttatccatTAAGGACCTACAATGAGCAcgatttagtatttttaataaaaatattgtatttacttttgtattataaTACACGTAAGATAATGCCTTCACGAATCTGATTTTTAATTAGAATATAAAGAAAAGGAAAGAGAAAAagacgaaaaaaataaaacattcttcATTCCATTTATgttgtaattatttatcaacCCTCTGATGTTACTACCATCGATATAACTCTATCGCTTGTCATACATTTTAACCtgtaccaaaatatatattacatcctaaactatgaatattttttcaaaatatatgagcgataacatattatatttcagGATATAATATATGTTGTATTATATCCCATAGTGAAAAGCTGGCTTTATTATTCGGCTCTTTCGGCTTGACgggtatgtatttatttattttggtatttggGAGAGATTTTACAGGATATATGAAATAAACGGACAACAATGTAATAtcttggtaaatattttattgcttttataCTTTTTTCGATAATTCATCATGATATTTTACACATCTTTTCATATAAAACGACGTTCTTTAAACTGATAAAGATTGATACAATATTGAAAACAGACAGTGAtgatcttaaaatattattttataatactctTCGGATAGGCGATGTCTgctgaaatattatattaattacaaattcaatttattaaatcgtggtaatattttaaaataaattggtccCACAGTTCActctaaaatatttgaattccaTGATGCataataagtacttacattaACTATGTGACTTGGGGAAGTTATTTACAAATGGAATATGttatacaaaaattaatacGTTGATACGTAGTGATAAACGTACGATACGTTAAACTGAAGAAACTTTTTTACACATAATATACAGACTACTTaactaacatacataattatcaaCAATGAGCAAAGGATATGCTGCATCGATccttattttaaatagtttttttttgtaccgaATAATATTAACAATATTCGTGCTAGGGCCTCACTATAATATCAATCAGCATCAAGACAGTTCTTGTGTGAAGAAGGCATGGTGCTATTTGTCTGACATAGCTTCATCTCTCTCACGCTGGATCAGTGATGGCAATCATATATTATAGTACGGCTCTGTTACCTAAACtaaattgttttcataaataatagcaATACTGATGACCACtatgcaaaataaaacttataggAATATAGTCGACAAACGAAGGTACTTATAAGTTAAATATGTTCTTACAGCggtaatatttcataataaaataagtaaacttCACTAGCGAGGTTTTAAGACaccaaatattaataagtatacACCTTTATCACatgaacaataattaaaataattaaaaatatcttacacTAAACCCTCTAAGTACCTAAATCATATTTTAGTTACAATCTCTTTTGAAACGAATGTAAtttcttttagaaataattttactggttcaaactttattttaaataaatattaagaaacttaaaataaaaagattttaggGCGATTTCACTAAATAGAACAGACATCTCAGgaatttttaaattagaatGTAACGAATCCCTTCAGAACGGCGTTGCTTCTTCGTATCCGCTAAGCATCTACTAGTATGCTATATGCTACATGGAATGAAAAAGCGAAATTTCACAGACGTGGCTTTTGCATTATGTAAttaatgaaattgggataacttttaaatagttatttgtgaTCATTTGATTGCAAGCTAATCATATAAAAAATGCCAACATCTTTAAAATTGACGTCTGTAAAGttaagctattatttatttgtaatgatTCAAGGCATTCGAATATGTTTTCTGTACCAATCTCGTGTTGAGACCCGACTACCGGAGTTTCATATTAACGGTAGTCGAAGCTTTTTCGATCGTTAAAGTAACGCATAATTTGCAGAAAGGCTTCGTGGTTGAAACTTTCTATTAAATCCCTGTATAAAATGACTTGTACAAGGCCATCATTAAAAACAGCATACAAGAAAGTAAGTCGGTTCGAGTGAAGTAGCAAATGGAATGGCATCACTAGTCGCAGTAGGTGGCTGGTTATTGCGGAGGGTTGTGCGTTGGCTGCACGGTGATGGGCGCGGGCGGGCTGGAGGCGGcggtgcgcgggcgcgggcTGCCCGGCCGCGAGCCCTCCGCCTCCGCGTCGCGCTCCGCCACCTCCTCCTCGTCGATGATCGAAATGTCTCGAATAGACGGCCGGTGGGTTTGTCGCCAACCTGAACAAAGTCATTCACAATAAACACACGTTTTCCATGAACATTCAACAGGAAAATAACAACTATAAAACTAAGACATTTGTAGATACATTAGTTATTATAAACAAGGTTGGGACGTGAGCACTCGTGTCTATCGCGCATACTGTGAATTGTGAGATAAGTTGGGTCAAAGTTTATTcgataacattattttgtgaGCGTTGTGTGACTGATGTTTATTCGTTTTTAAAATGTTGACTACAACACTTGGTATTAAAGCTATATTAGTACTAATATTATGCAGTGGAATCCTTGGTGTAAGACTAAACTATGGAGATTCAGTGAATGATCAGTTACTCTCCGACAATGTGAAAACTGATATTAATGTACCCCTGAAATCGTTGAATTCAAACGAAAATAATGTTGAAGTCATACCTCCGGACGAGACACACGTGTCATTTGTTATAAACGACGCAGAACTCGTTCAAAACGAAGATTTAGAAAATGAAGTTATTGGTATAATTCTTGGAGGTGAAGCTGTTGACGACATCAAACCCCGGACAAAGCGGCAAGCAACTAACTCTTATTCACCACTGTATCCAAAACTACCGTCGGGACCTCCGTATAATCCATACCAaccacaaaacaatacaaatccATACGGGCAGAACCCGTACCAGCCACAACCAAGTAATAATCCCTATCAAAACCAAAACCCCTATCAGCAGCAACCATCTTACAATCCTTCAGGTCAAAATCCCAATCAACAGCAACCTAGTTTTAATCCATATGGTCCAAACTCTAATTACCAACAACCTGGCTATAATCAATCTGGTCAATCACCTTACACCCAGCGCCCTCAACAGTGGAATTCAAACCGCTACAACTCCTCACAACCTAGTTATCCAACGAACAATTTCAATCCTAATACTGGTTTTCATAATCCTAATCAAAGCCCGTATAATCCTCTGCAAAATCAGACCTTTAACTATCCACCAAATACAGGTGGTTACCGACCGCCAAATGGGTCCAGTTACAATACGCCTATGCCATCCTTCCCAGGCCATCCTCCTTCATCTGGCAACAAGTATCCTTTTCAAGTGTTAAATTCAACTAGCCAAAGACCACCTTACTTCAATCCAAATCAGTATCCTTCTTTTAATCAGTCTCGTCCTAATCCATCACACTGGCCTGGTTCCACTAATTCTCGGTATCCCAACTATCCTGGAGTTCAACCATCTCCGTACAGTCCTTATGGATCGCAAGGATCTCACAATACAACATCATCATTTGGTTCTCCTTACCGACCCGGATCTAATGGGTCGTATCCTAGCAATACTAATTTCAATCCAAATTATCCTTCGTCAAATGGTTCAAATGCTTACAATCCTAGTATCCCCAACTATCCCTCACAGAATCAGGGCCAATCATATGATCCGCGACGAGTTCCACCACAACACTTTTCTTATcattaattgtgttttttttatagcaaCGATTGTTAGAATTTTATCTTTGTacaaaagtacctaataatgtTGTTTGCGGTTTATTATCATGTTATGTATGTACGTTTAAAACGtacattgaataaattaacagTATGCTTAGAAGGAATATGTTATGAATTTATATAGATAATTAAACGATGAACAATATTCGACGCAGTTGTTTTAATATGAAACGAATGAAGTGAAAACCGCATATTTTACGGGAGAACTTTGCTAAAGTACCTAAACTAGGTTGCAtttattgtcaattttattgatatataATGTGAAGGAAATAATATGGCTATATAACTCCTGTCTTGTCGAATGGAATTGAATAATAATGATCTTACCTTCCAACACGGGTGGTTTAGTCGTTCTTGATAGCAGCTTCGGCCCTGTTAACGTTATAACGATGGCTCCAATCGGCGCTGTGATGACTATGGATAGGATGCACACCGTGACAACAGTCTCTGCGTATTGTATCATCAACGGGTCTGGCTTCCCGTCGACGAGCATGTAACGCACTTGATCCAAAGCCACTGGGCCTAGAGCAGCCTGTGGAAAtaagaacatttatttatatacaaaaaaaaaataggatagttatttttaagggGACCAGTCAGCCAAACTGTTGTGTCTGTGATCAAAGATACGCCTgccttttttatacaatttaggTATTCTTTCATAAACCACTGAGCTCGATATTCTTAAttcagaaaattaattttacagatttttaattttactttaagtaTTCCATAACACAATTCAATCACTGTCCCAAAATAAGTATTCTAAATTAATCACCTGCACCGTAGCTTTGGCCATCCAGGCGAGGCCGACGAATATCTTCTCCCTCATATTAAGGTTGCTGCGCACCGCACACACACTCGTCACAATGGAACGCAATATCACACACGTGATCAGAATACCACCCCCGATCATTACCAAATGAGGCTCCAGCTCTGCAATCTGAaaagaaaggttttttttaaatatttgtaattggAATAGGTTTTCGACTTTCTTTTGTTGACGTTGTTGGTCAATGGTGCTTTGAAAGAAGAATAAAGTATCTTTGGGATCTCAATATGACAGTATGTGCATCATCTTTCCATCCTCTATGGTTTGTATGCTCACTTTGTCAGTTAATAAATTTTGCGTGGATACCTATGACGCTgatgttttcataaataaaagtgGTTTACTGTATATAATGAGCTCTGTATACTTACAACGACTTGAGCACCAGTCACAGCAAACAGCATAGGCTCGAAGAACATCCAGAAGACTTCAAAAGCGGTCGCTACTGGGTTGTCCTCCAGCTCCCAACCCATCTCTGTCCAATTCTTGCACGCTACGAAAGCAAACGCGATGACAGCCAATGGTcctgaaaaaaagaaaatgttcttTGAGCATATGTTCATCAAAACATAAGACATAGATATTGAATACTCTTTAAAATGTACTATCTATGTagtactacctacttactacataATAACTATTAATCTCAAGTATCACATTGTATATTCCCAAAATATCCCTTAGTGGGAAATTAATCCATGCGTATGATACCTTTTGCAATTCACATTGTTTCCTTGACTTTATCGGTTGTCAACACAGTCATTGACTTATAACAAGGCATTGTTCGGTGAAAGCTAACCACTACACGCGGAAAACAATCATCCGTGCTTGTTGACTACAGTTTTTACACTTACTCAGTTAATAAGACCAACGTGCTCGCCGTTACGTTTACTTGTGTTTGTAAATTCTACGGAATATTGAGTTAAGGCTTAGGAGATTGTTTCCATTTTTTCAAACAttgtaatgaaaaataattttagtcaaTACAAGTATATACTAAGGAAgaaaataagtgaaaaaatacTGACACTGTCTCAATCCTTATTACAAGTAATCCTtgatataagaaaaaatacataccaGCACCAGCCCAGCCGATCTCCTCAGAGCCCATGACCATCATGAGTCCTCCCATCAACAGCATCAGCACTCGCAGAGGCACCAAGAAGGCGTCATTGCGCTCAGGAACGAACTTCACCAGGTACCCGCACAAAACTCCTAGTACAATGCCACCGACCACACTGAGAGGGCCctgaaaatttcaaaaaaagaacattgACTTTCGAAACTCCTCTAGagtttcaactttttaattcattaatacAACCTTCATAGTACAAAAAAG belongs to Helicoverpa armigera isolate CAAS_96S chromosome 6, ASM3070526v1, whole genome shotgun sequence and includes:
- the LOC126057073 gene encoding uncharacterized protein LOC126057073, whose translation is MLTTTLGIKAILVLILCSGILGVRLNYGDSVNDQLLSDNVKTDINVPLKSLNSNENNVEVIPPDETHVSFVINDAELVQNEDLENEVIGIILGGEAVDDIKPRTKRQATNSYSPLYPKLPSGPPYNPYQPQNNTNPYGQNPYQPQPSNNPYQNQNPYQQQPSYNPSGQNPNQQQPSFNPYGPNSNYQQPGYNQSGQSPYTQRPQQWNSNRYNSSQPSYPTNNFNPNTGFHNPNQSPYNPLQNQTFNYPPNTGGYRPPNGSSYNTPMPSFPGHPPSSGNKYPFQVLNSTSQRPPYFNPNQYPSFNQSRPNPSHWPGSTNSRYPNYPGVQPSPYSPYGSQGSHNTTSSFGSPYRPGSNGSYPSNTNFNPNYPSSNGSNAYNPSIPNYPSQNQGQSYDPRRVPPQHFSYH